One part of the Streptomyces nigra genome encodes these proteins:
- a CDS encoding restriction endonuclease: MTVPAPRDRRLYGDRRFDMRTTTLFFVLLALVLCLVASVGRIVMGMVERRPEGAGLLAVLIVASVLASRSRWRRLSAARCARRAAKALEAAAETASDNLRDMRPTAAAEGMRGTAAAEGGGAAAAVPLPAVECPAGAAEWAFGYGADPLRPEVSPAPSPAAAAGEEATAVLDLPVDCFELDPDAFERTVADLCLRDGCGDVKVVGGAGDLGADVTAVTPDGRRLIVQCKRYCETNKVGSQDLQRFGGTCFTVHEADIAVVVTTSDFTAPALEYAEQCGILCVNGDELSAWHDGTGPRPWDFEVTTAP, encoded by the coding sequence ATGACTGTACCCGCACCACGTGACCGACGCCTGTACGGCGACCGGCGGTTCGACATGCGTACCACCACGTTGTTCTTCGTCCTGCTGGCGCTCGTCCTGTGTCTGGTGGCATCGGTGGGCCGCATCGTGATGGGCATGGTGGAACGCCGCCCGGAAGGGGCCGGACTGCTCGCCGTACTGATCGTCGCGTCCGTGCTCGCCTCCCGGTCCCGGTGGCGCAGGCTGTCCGCCGCGAGATGCGCGCGCCGCGCGGCTAAGGCGCTGGAGGCCGCGGCCGAGACCGCGTCCGACAACCTCCGCGATATGCGCCCTACGGCGGCGGCGGAGGGCATGCGCGGCACGGCGGCGGCCGAAGGCGGGGGCGCGGCAGCGGCCGTGCCGCTACCGGCCGTCGAGTGCCCGGCCGGTGCGGCGGAATGGGCCTTCGGGTACGGCGCCGACCCTCTGCGCCCGGAGGTGTCGCCGGCGCCCAGCCCGGCGGCGGCAGCGGGGGAGGAGGCCACCGCCGTTCTCGACCTGCCGGTGGACTGCTTCGAACTCGACCCCGACGCCTTCGAGCGGACCGTGGCCGACCTGTGCCTGCGGGATGGCTGCGGGGACGTCAAAGTGGTCGGAGGGGCCGGGGACTTGGGCGCCGACGTCACGGCCGTCACCCCGGACGGGCGGCGCCTGATCGTCCAGTGCAAGCGCTACTGCGAGACCAACAAGGTGGGCTCCCAGGATCTCCAGCGGTTCGGGGGCACCTGCTTCACCGTCCACGAGGCCGACATTGCCGTAGTCGTCACGACGAGCGACTTCACCGCCCCCGCCCTCGAATACGCCGAACAGTGCGGAATCCTGTGCGTGAACGGCGACGAACTGAGTGCCTGGCACGACGGTACCGGGCCCCGGCCGTGGGACTTCGAGGTCACGACCGCTCCCTGA
- the fxlM gene encoding methyltransferase, FxLD system, with translation MSQTPRADQLRNRLVDEILAERRVPADVEQAMRTVPRDAFLPGLELENAYTDQAVTIKDNPGKPLPLSCASVPSVVAMMLEQLGARAGDNVLEIGAGTGYNAALLAELVDHGKVTTVDIDSDIALHARATLNATGYERVTVIERNGLLGAPENAPYDRIIATVGVWDIPTTWWGQLKDGGRLVLPLRWRGQTRSVALTRRGDELISEGMELCGFVPIIGQTGEKTAALNADDSIRVHYDEDQAVDTEALASTLQPGKTALEMPSAQHVGGEEPFDGVWLRATASDDRVCRLEVTAQALKQDLVRRPAIPVRSPVLVDGDSLAYLTVTREDAEPERPFRLGAAAYGPQAEELAQDLIAHIDAWGSDRLAVPRMTVTPTADGAAAGHVISKPESHITLTY, from the coding sequence GTGAGCCAGACACCAAGGGCCGACCAGCTCCGCAACCGGCTCGTCGATGAGATCCTCGCCGAGCGGCGCGTGCCTGCCGACGTGGAACAGGCCATGCGTACCGTGCCGCGGGACGCCTTCCTGCCCGGCCTGGAACTCGAGAACGCCTACACAGATCAGGCCGTGACCATCAAGGACAACCCCGGCAAGCCGCTGCCGCTGTCGTGCGCGTCTGTGCCGTCCGTCGTCGCCATGATGCTCGAGCAGCTCGGCGCCCGCGCCGGTGACAACGTCCTCGAGATCGGGGCCGGCACCGGCTACAACGCCGCCCTCCTGGCCGAACTCGTCGACCACGGGAAGGTCACGACCGTCGACATCGACTCCGACATCGCCCTGCACGCCCGGGCCACCCTCAACGCCACCGGGTACGAACGCGTCACCGTGATCGAGCGCAACGGCCTGCTCGGCGCCCCCGAGAACGCCCCGTACGACAGGATCATCGCCACGGTCGGCGTCTGGGACATCCCCACCACCTGGTGGGGCCAGTTGAAGGACGGCGGCCGCCTCGTCCTGCCGCTGCGCTGGCGCGGACAGACCCGATCGGTCGCGCTGACCCGCCGCGGCGACGAACTGATCTCCGAGGGCATGGAGCTGTGCGGCTTCGTACCGATCATCGGGCAGACCGGAGAGAAGACCGCGGCCCTCAACGCGGACGACTCCATCCGCGTGCACTACGACGAGGACCAGGCCGTCGACACCGAGGCCCTGGCCTCCACCCTGCAACCGGGCAAGACCGCCCTCGAGATGCCGTCCGCCCAGCACGTCGGCGGCGAGGAACCGTTCGACGGGGTATGGCTGCGCGCCACGGCCAGCGACGACCGCGTATGCCGGCTGGAAGTCACGGCGCAGGCACTGAAGCAAGACCTGGTCCGCAGGCCCGCCATCCCCGTCCGCAGCCCGGTCCTGGTCGACGGCGACTCCCTGGCCTACCTCACCGTCACCCGCGAAGACGCCGAGCCCGAGCGCCCGTTCCGGCTCGGCGCGGCCGCCTACGGCCCACAGGCCGAGGAACTCGCGCAGGACCTCATCGCGCACATCGACGCGTGGGGATCCGACCGCCTGGCCGTGCCACGGATGACCGTCACACCTACTGCGGACGGAGCCGCAGCGGGGCACGTGATCAGCAAGCCCGAGAGCCACATCACCCTCACATACTGA
- a CDS encoding potassium channel family protein, which produces MDWLVSLIGAAMVLVILRDVFHTLWHPTRHGGLSRIVMTGLWRLLPLGRAVRRAAGLVGPLGMVGVVVMWASGVSVGWALVYWPHLPEGFAFSSSLEPAEHSGPVDALYISLVIVATLGLGDIAPEEGWLRVVAPLEALVGFALLTATVSWVLGIYPALARRRTLALRICHLRSAGLMPRQLESDAGAAVLDGLACDITRVCVDLAQYPESYYFHDGPGDTSLARTIRFAADLAAQARRAEHAGVRLAASVLAAALDDLAAVLDDRFLHTQGTAQQVLAAYAHDHGSR; this is translated from the coding sequence ATGGACTGGCTGGTCTCGCTGATCGGTGCCGCCATGGTCCTGGTCATCCTGAGGGACGTTTTCCACACGCTGTGGCATCCGACCCGGCATGGCGGTCTGAGCCGGATCGTGATGACGGGGCTGTGGCGGCTGCTCCCCCTGGGCCGTGCGGTACGCAGGGCGGCGGGGCTGGTCGGGCCGCTCGGCATGGTCGGTGTGGTGGTGATGTGGGCCAGTGGCGTGAGTGTGGGGTGGGCCCTGGTGTACTGGCCGCACTTGCCGGAGGGGTTCGCCTTCTCCAGCTCGCTGGAGCCGGCCGAGCACTCGGGGCCGGTGGACGCCCTCTACATCTCCCTGGTGATCGTCGCCACGCTCGGCCTGGGCGACATCGCCCCCGAGGAGGGCTGGTTGCGCGTCGTGGCACCTCTTGAAGCCTTGGTGGGCTTCGCGCTGCTGACCGCAACCGTTTCCTGGGTCCTCGGCATCTATCCCGCCCTGGCCCGACGCCGGACGCTGGCACTGCGCATCTGCCACCTGCGCAGCGCCGGCCTGATGCCGCGGCAGCTGGAATCCGATGCCGGGGCCGCGGTGCTGGACGGACTCGCATGCGACATCACCCGGGTCTGCGTGGACCTCGCCCAGTACCCCGAGTCCTATTACTTCCACGACGGTCCCGGCGACACCTCGCTGGCCCGGACGATCCGCTTCGCCGCCGACCTGGCCGCGCAGGCGCGGCGGGCAGAACACGCGGGTGTCCGCCTCGCGGCTTCGGTACTCGCCGCTGCACTCGACGACCTCGCCGCCGTGCTCGACGACCGCTTCCTGCACACGCAGGGCACCGCACAGCAGGTCTTGGCCGCCTACGCGCACGATCATGGAAGTCGCTGA
- a CDS encoding AMP-dependent synthetase/ligase translates to MRDFSLPALVETLSAGGLANSVYDVAERDPKLEQLARRDPLDEQRWCAVTAADFRDEVLELAKGLLASGIQFGHRVAVMSRTRYEWTLFSYALWSIGAQVVPVYPTSSADQVRWILSDAQVVAVVVEHEDHAMTVGAVCDQLPLLRAIWQLDANCVQWLSDAGRGIPDHVVHQHSRAVQPSSVATVAYTSGTTGPHPKGCLITHASLAVECDTLNAGWREILAEPGEQPAVLAFLPLSHIYGLMVQVVCMRGGIRLGHQPDLSPAALLPALASFRPTYVFAVPYIFEKIFHSARRSAEAAGREALFDRAADVAVRYAEELERRDRGEGSGPGPLLKASHAVFDRLVYGRLRAVLGGRVRYATSGGSSLDRELGLFFAGAGVTIHDGYGLTETTAAVTSQPPGQPRYGTVGRPLPGCSVHVARDGEIWVRGDVVFSGYLGDPAATGSVLRDGWFATGDVGRLDDDGFLVITGRKKDILITSGGKSVNPRVLEERLLRHPLISQCLVVGDNRPFIAALITLDPEASQHWCRLRAQQHARPREATINEKLRGEIQRAVTMANAAVSQAEAIRAFRIIPHEFSTANGLMTPSLKLRRAAIVQAYAADIEALYGS, encoded by the coding sequence GTGCGTGACTTCAGCCTTCCGGCACTGGTGGAAACCCTGTCGGCGGGAGGCCTTGCGAACTCGGTGTACGACGTGGCGGAACGTGACCCGAAGCTGGAGCAGTTGGCCCGGCGCGACCCCCTGGACGAGCAGAGGTGGTGTGCGGTCACCGCGGCCGACTTCCGTGACGAGGTGCTGGAGCTGGCCAAGGGGCTGCTGGCCAGCGGGATCCAGTTCGGTCACCGCGTCGCCGTGATGTCCCGCACGCGTTACGAGTGGACGCTGTTCAGCTACGCGTTGTGGTCTATCGGCGCCCAGGTGGTGCCCGTCTACCCGACCTCCTCGGCGGACCAGGTCCGCTGGATCCTGTCGGACGCGCAGGTGGTGGCCGTCGTCGTGGAACACGAGGACCATGCCATGACCGTGGGGGCGGTCTGCGACCAGCTGCCGCTGTTGCGGGCGATATGGCAACTGGACGCGAACTGCGTCCAATGGCTGTCGGACGCGGGCCGGGGCATCCCCGACCACGTGGTGCACCAGCACAGCAGGGCAGTGCAGCCGAGCTCGGTCGCCACCGTCGCCTACACCTCCGGCACCACCGGCCCCCACCCCAAGGGCTGCCTGATCACCCACGCCAGTCTCGCGGTCGAATGCGACACCCTGAACGCGGGCTGGCGGGAGATCCTCGCCGAGCCCGGTGAGCAGCCGGCCGTCCTCGCCTTCCTGCCCCTCTCCCACATCTACGGCCTGATGGTGCAGGTCGTCTGCATGCGCGGCGGCATCCGGCTGGGGCATCAGCCGGACCTGTCCCCCGCCGCGTTGCTGCCCGCCCTGGCGTCGTTCCGGCCGACGTACGTCTTCGCCGTGCCGTACATCTTCGAGAAGATCTTCCACTCGGCTCGGCGTTCGGCCGAAGCAGCCGGCCGTGAGGCGCTCTTCGACCGGGCCGCGGACGTCGCGGTGCGCTACGCCGAGGAACTGGAGCGCCGGGACAGAGGCGAGGGCTCGGGGCCGGGGCCGCTGCTGAAGGCCTCACACGCCGTCTTCGACCGTCTGGTGTACGGGCGGCTGCGGGCCGTCCTCGGCGGCCGGGTCCGGTATGCCACCTCCGGCGGGTCGAGTCTCGACCGGGAACTCGGCCTGTTCTTCGCCGGAGCCGGGGTCACCATCCACGACGGGTACGGGCTCACCGAGACGACCGCCGCCGTGACCAGCCAGCCACCGGGCCAGCCCCGCTACGGGACCGTCGGCAGACCCCTGCCCGGCTGCTCCGTCCACGTGGCACGGGACGGGGAGATCTGGGTCCGCGGGGACGTCGTCTTCTCCGGCTATCTCGGCGATCCGGCGGCCACCGGGTCGGTGCTGCGCGACGGGTGGTTCGCGACGGGCGACGTGGGCCGGCTGGACGACGACGGCTTCCTGGTCATCACCGGGCGCAAGAAGGACATACTCATCACCAGTGGCGGCAAGAGCGTCAATCCCCGGGTGCTGGAGGAGCGGCTGCTGAGACATCCCCTGATATCCCAGTGCCTCGTCGTCGGCGACAACCGTCCCTTCATCGCGGCGCTGATCACCCTGGATCCCGAGGCGTCCCAGCACTGGTGCCGGCTCCGCGCACAGCAGCACGCCCGGCCCCGGGAGGCGACGATCAACGAAAAACTGCGTGGGGAGATCCAGCGGGCCGTGACGATGGCGAACGCGGCGGTCTCCCAGGCCGAGGCGATCCGCGCGTTCCGGATCATCCCGCACGAGTTCAGCACGGCCAACGGCCTCATGACACCGTCGCTGAAGCTGCGCCGCGCCGCGATCGTGCAGGCGTACGCGGCCGACATTGAAGCGTTGTACGGGTCCTGA
- a CDS encoding DUF6223 family protein — MSAAHVLVAAAEGGVIGDGRTGANPALWVGLTGVAIGWLFLARIAGRISTGNARTGALPALAVGVAGAALAVLHLATSSGGPGTGNGMVGAVAAIPLGLIAMFLGRRALTRSRHTGQGADPTGHERKLGPTP, encoded by the coding sequence ATGAGCGCAGCACATGTCCTGGTGGCGGCCGCCGAGGGCGGAGTCATCGGCGACGGGCGCACGGGCGCCAACCCGGCCCTCTGGGTCGGACTGACCGGCGTGGCCATCGGCTGGCTTTTCCTGGCCCGCATCGCCGGCCGTATCAGCACCGGCAACGCCCGCACCGGCGCCCTGCCGGCCTTGGCGGTGGGCGTGGCCGGCGCGGCCCTGGCGGTGCTGCACCTGGCTACCTCCAGCGGCGGCCCCGGCACCGGCAACGGAATGGTGGGAGCCGTCGCGGCCATCCCTTTGGGGCTGATCGCCATGTTCCTCGGCCGGCGTGCTCTCACTCGCTCCCGGCACACCGGACAAGGCGCCGACCCCACTGGACACGAGCGCAAGCTCGGGCCCACTCCGTAA
- a CDS encoding potassium channel family protein — protein MLRALRRRHRKRSTQTDGHGGDQRVAVIGLGRFGSSLASELMRRGWDVLGIDTDARLVQKYSDGLTHAAVADCTDPEVLRQLGVHEFTSAVVAIGTDIEASILVSSNLLEAEVPNIWAKAVSRQHGQILERLGVHHVVLPEHEMGERVAHLVTGRMLDFIEFDDDYALVKTVAPDIATGIPLGQSQVRSRYGITVVGIKRPGEGFTYATAETVVQKGDVIVVTGKTRAVEAFAELS, from the coding sequence ATGCTGCGCGCCCTGCGTCGTCGCCACCGCAAGCGCTCGACGCAGACCGACGGCCATGGCGGTGACCAGCGTGTCGCCGTCATCGGGCTCGGCCGCTTCGGCTCTTCGCTGGCCAGCGAGCTGATGCGGCGCGGCTGGGACGTCCTCGGCATCGACACCGACGCCCGACTCGTCCAGAAGTACAGCGACGGACTCACCCACGCCGCCGTCGCCGACTGCACTGACCCGGAGGTGCTTCGCCAACTGGGCGTGCACGAGTTCACCAGTGCCGTCGTCGCGATCGGCACCGACATCGAGGCCTCCATACTGGTCAGTTCCAACCTCCTGGAGGCCGAGGTGCCCAACATCTGGGCCAAGGCCGTCAGCCGTCAGCACGGCCAGATTCTCGAGCGCCTCGGTGTGCACCATGTGGTCCTGCCCGAGCACGAGATGGGTGAGCGCGTCGCCCACCTGGTCACCGGCCGGATGCTGGACTTCATCGAGTTCGACGACGACTACGCCCTGGTGAAGACCGTCGCCCCGGACATCGCCACCGGCATCCCGCTGGGCCAGAGCCAGGTCCGCAGCAGGTACGGCATCACCGTGGTCGGCATCAAGCGGCCGGGAGAGGGCTTCACCTACGCCACCGCCGAGACGGTCGTCCAGAAGGGCGACGTCATCGTCGTCACCGGCAAGACCCGCGCGGTGGAGGCGTTCGCCGAACTCAGCTGA
- a CDS encoding ArsR family transcriptional regulator: MQLAAHPLRWKLLTELAASDFRVRELVERTGQPQNLISYHLRLLRGGGLVTARRSSHDARDSYYHLDLEQCAHAFARAGTALHPALGLAPTPPPPPWPRPVRRAAVLFACTGNSARSPIAEALLRHRTNGQVEVTSAGSHPRARIHPDAVQVLREQHGIDISGQRPRHLDILNGRRFDYVISLCDKVREVCPDFTGHPRLVHWSIPDPAAAAGPGPNGHPAFARTAAEIDTRIRHLLPLLTPAPQEVQP; encoded by the coding sequence GTGCAGCTGGCCGCCCACCCGCTGCGGTGGAAGCTGCTGACCGAACTGGCCGCGAGCGACTTCCGCGTGCGTGAACTGGTGGAGCGGACCGGCCAGCCGCAGAACCTGATCTCCTACCACCTGCGGCTGCTGCGCGGCGGCGGGCTGGTCACCGCCCGCCGCAGCAGCCATGACGCCCGCGACAGCTACTACCACCTGGACCTGGAGCAGTGCGCCCACGCGTTCGCCCGCGCGGGTACCGCCCTGCACCCGGCACTGGGTCTCGCCCCCACCCCACCGCCGCCGCCCTGGCCGCGGCCGGTGAGGCGAGCCGCGGTGCTGTTCGCCTGCACCGGCAATAGCGCCCGCTCACCGATTGCCGAGGCGCTGCTGCGCCACCGCACCAACGGTCAGGTCGAGGTGACCAGCGCCGGCAGCCACCCCCGAGCCCGCATCCATCCCGACGCCGTACAGGTTCTGCGTGAGCAGCACGGCATCGACATCTCCGGTCAGCGTCCCCGACACCTGGACATCCTGAACGGCCGCCGGTTCGACTACGTGATCAGCCTGTGCGACAAGGTCCGCGAGGTCTGCCCGGACTTCACAGGCCACCCTCGGCTGGTCCACTGGAGCATCCCCGATCCCGCCGCTGCCGCCGGCCCGGGCCCAAACGGCCATCCCGCCTTCGCCCGCACGGCAGCGGAGATCGACACCCGCATCCGCCATCTGCTGCCCCTGCTCACCCCTGCGCCACAGGAGGTCCAGCCGTGA
- a CDS encoding ornithine cyclodeaminase family protein encodes MLVLGRSQVESLLDMDALIDALAPAMADLSEGRASVPDRVAAQVPAHDGFLAAMPGFLPSAGVLMTKLVSLFPHNDGARLPTHQAVIVAFDPDTGEPVAVLDGTAITAARTGACSALSARLLAREDATVLAVLGTGVQARSHARAICRVRPIRQIRVAGRDPAKAAALAEELSGVLEAEVQAVSGYAEALDGADIAAATTHAVEPVIRRPWLTPGVHITSVGYNPAGREVDDATVVEALMCVESRRAVLAPLPAGSNDLLAPIRDGLITAEHVHAELGELIVGDKPGRTAPDQITLYKSVGVAVQDAAATALVVASARERSIGEEITLR; translated from the coding sequence ATGCTTGTTCTGGGCCGCTCACAGGTCGAGTCCCTGCTCGACATGGACGCGCTGATCGACGCCCTGGCCCCGGCGATGGCAGACCTCAGTGAGGGGCGCGCCTCGGTACCCGACCGCGTCGCCGCCCAGGTGCCAGCACACGATGGATTCCTGGCGGCCATGCCGGGCTTCCTGCCGTCGGCCGGGGTGCTCATGACCAAACTGGTGTCCCTCTTCCCGCACAACGACGGAGCACGACTGCCCACACATCAGGCGGTGATCGTGGCGTTCGATCCGGACACCGGCGAACCCGTTGCCGTACTGGACGGCACGGCCATCACCGCGGCGCGGACCGGCGCCTGCTCCGCGCTCTCGGCGAGGCTGCTGGCCCGTGAGGACGCGACGGTGCTGGCGGTGCTGGGCACCGGCGTGCAGGCCCGTTCCCACGCCCGCGCGATCTGCCGGGTCCGGCCGATCCGGCAGATCCGCGTGGCCGGCCGGGACCCGGCAAAAGCCGCCGCCCTGGCCGAGGAACTCTCAGGAGTGCTGGAGGCCGAGGTCCAGGCCGTGTCCGGCTACGCCGAGGCGCTCGACGGCGCGGACATCGCCGCCGCCACGACGCACGCTGTCGAACCCGTGATCCGCCGCCCCTGGCTGACACCCGGGGTGCACATCACGTCCGTGGGCTACAACCCGGCCGGCCGCGAGGTCGACGACGCCACGGTCGTAGAGGCGCTGATGTGTGTCGAATCGCGCCGAGCCGTGCTCGCCCCGCTCCCCGCGGGCAGCAACGACCTGCTCGCCCCGATCCGTGACGGCCTCATCACGGCCGAGCACGTGCACGCCGAGCTGGGCGAACTCATCGTCGGCGACAAGCCGGGGCGCACCGCGCCGGACCAGATCACCCTCTACAAGTCGGTAGGCGTGGCCGTGCAGGACGCCGCGGCGACGGCCCTGGTCGTCGCGTCGGCCCGCGAGCGGTCGATCGGCGAGGAGATCACGCTGCGGTGA
- a CDS encoding WhiB family transcriptional regulator has protein sequence MPPDTGRAPAGRRTTWWYACRTAGRRTGVGHVVRVQSCRSSPPENEDRHLLVPKITDFTGGESEPSWGQPAKERRPPGFGGAGSRIYAGTTSRHTPFGSGPPRGGRIGQPGHPLPGTARPARRRQPHHPAQEEEDRSQGLCTGCPLSDACTDYAIANDYRDGIWGGLTVDERDQLTRERATAIADEN, from the coding sequence ATGCCACCAGACACAGGACGAGCGCCAGCAGGACGAAGAACAACGTGGTGGTACGCATGTCGAACCGCCGGTCGCCGTACAGGCGTCGGTCACGTGGTGCGGGTACAGTCATGCCGGTCTTCCCCTCCCGAGAACGAAGATCGTCATCTCCTCGTTCCCAAGATCACCGACTTCACCGGTGGGGAGAGCGAGCCGAGTTGGGGACAGCCGGCCAAGGAGCGTCGGCCCCCAGGATTCGGCGGCGCGGGTTCCCGCATCTACGCGGGAACCACCTCCCGGCACACGCCTTTCGGGTCCGGACCTCCAAGAGGAGGTCGGATTGGTCAACCCGGACACCCCCTGCCGGGAACAGCCAGACCTGCTCGTCGACGCCAGCCGCACCACCCCGCTCAAGAAGAAGAGGACCGCAGCCAAGGCCTGTGCACCGGCTGCCCCCTCAGTGACGCCTGCACCGACTACGCCATCGCCAACGACTACCGAGACGGCATCTGGGGCGGCCTCACCGTTGACGAACGCGACCAGCTCACACGCGAACGAGCCACCGCCATCGCCGACGAGAACTGA
- a CDS encoding IS5 family transposase (programmed frameshift): protein MGRGTWSWIVPSGLWEIAEPLIPPSKGRPQGGGTRDTPDETLFAAIVYVLVSGCAWRQLPPCFGISKSTAHRRFLIWSRAGVWGRLHETVLHWLDDAGLIDVTRVVLDTAHVRAKKGGERTGPSPVDRGKPGSKMHVLSDANGLPLLVGVSAGNTHDSEGLKPLVEGHQTRHDPDRGRYFKPQRLHADKAYDRADLRKWLCGKRIGVRIARKGIESSERLGRRRWVIERTMSWLSGYRRLSPRYEHDPRNYLAFLGLAAALCCYKRLVRLTT, encoded by the exons ATGGGACGGGGTACGTGGAGTTGGATTGTTCCGAGCGGACTTTGGGAGATCGCCGAGCCGCTGATCCCACCGTCGAAGGGACGGCCGCAGGGCGGGGGAACGCGGGACACACCTGATGAGACGCTGTTCGCGGCCATCGTCTACGTCCTGGTCAGCGGCTGCGCCTGGCGCCAACTACCGCCTTGCTTCGGCATATCGAAGTCGACGGCTCACCGCCGCTTCCTGATCTGGTCGAGAGCCGGTGTCTGGGGACGGCTGCACGAGACGGTGCTGCACTGGCTGGACGACGCCGGCCTCATCGATGTCACCCGCGTCGTCCTCGACACTGCCCACGTCCGCGCTA AAAAAGGGGGCGAACGTACAGGTCCGAGCCCCGTGGACCGGGGCAAGCCGGGTTCCAAGATGCACGTCCTGTCGGACGCGAACGGACTGCCCCTCCTCGTCGGCGTCTCGGCCGGCAACACCCACGACAGTGAAGGGCTGAAGCCCTTGGTCGAGGGGCACCAAACGAGACACGACCCCGATCGCGGCCGGTACTTCAAGCCCCAGCGCCTCCACGCGGACAAAGCCTACGATCGCGCCGACCTGCGGAAATGGTTATGCGGCAAACGCATCGGAGTACGGATCGCGCGCAAAGGCATCGAGTCCAGCGAACGATTGGGCCGGCGCCGCTGGGTCATCGAGCGGACGATGTCCTGGCTGTCCGGCTACCGACGTCTGAGCCCTCGTTACGAGCACGATCCCCGCAACTACCTGGCCTTTCTCGGCCTTGCCGCCGCCCTGTGCTGCTACAAACGACTCGTCCGCCTCACCACGTAG
- a CDS encoding TrkH family potassium uptake protein, whose amino-acid sequence MAGLATRMRSWSSLLIAHPARAVVLAFAVAVLLGTVLLSLPCAAEGGSSPGFVTALFTATSAVCVTGLAVVDTGTYWSGFGEGVILALIQVGGFGIMTLASLLAVLISGRLRLRMQLTAQAETKSLGIGDVRRVLLGVAGTTLVVELAVGAVLSLRFRYGYGEDIGGAIYLGYFHAVSAFNNAGFGLHADSLTRYAQDPWVTLPVAAAVILGGLGFPVLLELMRHRRRRRTAGLRTWSLHAKLTLSTTVVLLVAGTLLTCLLEWTNPGTLGPHTTTGKILDGFFHSAMSRTAGFNAIDVGALRASTLLMTCVLMFIGGGSAGTAGGIKVTTFAVLLAAILAEVRGEPTSTVLGRRLAPHVLRQALTVALLGVGLVMGSTLVLLALTDEPMDAVLFETVSAFATVGLSTGITADLPTAGQLLLVVLMFVGRLGPITLVSALALRERTRRYDLPEERPVIG is encoded by the coding sequence ATGGCGGGCCTGGCCACGCGGATGCGGTCATGGTCGTCGCTACTCATCGCCCACCCCGCCCGTGCGGTGGTCCTGGCGTTCGCGGTGGCGGTCCTTCTTGGCACTGTGCTGCTGTCCTTGCCCTGCGCCGCTGAGGGAGGTTCCTCGCCCGGGTTCGTGACCGCGCTGTTCACGGCCACCTCGGCGGTGTGCGTGACGGGCCTGGCCGTGGTGGACACCGGAACGTACTGGAGCGGCTTCGGTGAGGGCGTGATCCTCGCACTGATCCAGGTCGGCGGCTTCGGCATCATGACCCTGGCGTCACTGCTGGCGGTGCTGATCTCGGGCAGGCTGCGGCTGCGCATGCAGCTGACCGCACAGGCGGAGACCAAGAGCCTCGGCATCGGTGACGTACGGCGCGTGCTGCTCGGCGTGGCCGGTACCACGCTGGTCGTGGAACTCGCGGTGGGCGCGGTGCTGTCGCTGCGCTTCCGGTACGGATACGGCGAAGACATCGGCGGCGCCATCTACCTCGGCTACTTCCACGCCGTGTCGGCGTTCAACAACGCCGGTTTCGGGCTGCACGCCGACAGCCTCACCCGCTACGCCCAGGACCCCTGGGTGACCCTGCCCGTCGCCGCCGCCGTGATCCTGGGAGGTCTCGGTTTCCCGGTACTGCTGGAACTGATGCGCCACCGTCGTCGGCGTCGTACGGCGGGACTCCGCACCTGGAGCCTGCACGCCAAACTCACCCTGAGCACCACCGTCGTTCTGCTCGTCGCCGGAACCCTGCTGACCTGTCTGCTGGAGTGGACCAATCCCGGCACGCTCGGCCCGCACACCACGACGGGCAAGATCCTCGACGGCTTCTTCCACTCCGCCATGAGCCGCACGGCCGGCTTCAACGCGATCGACGTCGGCGCGCTGCGCGCCTCGACGCTGCTGATGACGTGCGTGCTGATGTTCATCGGGGGAGGCAGCGCAGGAACCGCGGGCGGGATCAAGGTCACCACCTTCGCGGTGCTGCTCGCCGCGATCCTTGCCGAAGTGCGGGGCGAGCCCACCTCCACGGTGCTGGGCCGCCGTCTGGCACCGCACGTGCTGCGCCAGGCGCTGACGGTGGCGCTGCTCGGGGTCGGCCTCGTCATGGGCTCGACGCTCGTCCTGCTCGCGCTCACCGACGAACCCATGGACGCGGTGCTGTTCGAGACCGTGTCCGCCTTCGCCACCGTCGGTCTGTCCACCGGTATCACCGCCGACCTGCCCACGGCCGGGCAACTTCTGCTGGTCGTCCTGATGTTCGTCGGCCGCCTCGGCCCCATCACGCTCGTCTCAGCCCTCGCCCTGCGCGAGCGCACCCGCCGTTACGACCTGCCAGAGGAGCGACCCGTCATTGGTTAA